From the Chelonoidis abingdonii isolate Lonesome George chromosome 4, CheloAbing_2.0, whole genome shotgun sequence genome, the window GATGAAGCTGTAAGTCAGTTTCTCCCTTGCTGAAAAGACCCTTGGAAACATTTATAGGGATACAGAAAagcccttttatttcttttgtttcagagAAATAAATAATCAAGACATGCTATCCAAGAATGCTATGTCAAACTGGAATTTTGTGAATTTTAGTCCACTTAATTTATTTACTAAAAGGGAGGcagaacatttaaataaaaggcctcaattttttaaaaataaagttagatCAAAGGTTTTATCACTGATTCATTTGGAGTTTTTTTTGCTTcactttaaaataattctagGTAAAAATGGTGTGCCAGTGGCAGAAAACTTCCGAATGGAAGCGGTCCCCCTACCAGATAAAATCACAGATGGACAGGTACGAGCTCGAACCCTCTACCTTTCTGTGGACCCTTACATGGTGAGTGAAAGAATTGAGGTCATGTCAGGAGATTTTCTAAAAATGATTTTACCTCAGTGCCAACCATGATGTTTAGTGTGAACTATACAAACCATGAGCCAAACTCATCCCTGATATAACTCCATTCACTTCTGTGGAATTATATAAGGGGGGAATTTGGCATTAATGTGCCTGTGGcttatataggtttttatatataAGAATGgggtcatatatatatatataatatagcaaAAATCAAAATTCCTGATATTCTTAAAAAGCAGTCAGGTAGGCCCAGaccctcagaggtatttaggtgctgaaCTCCATGGGAAtacaatgcctaaatacctttgaagatctggggtTATTTCCAAGCACAGAATTAGTACAGTTAAATTCCATGTAGTTATCCAGTTTTTACTTACATATATCGTGCCAGGTGCTTGTCTGCTCTGGATGGTTtaggaaggaggaaagaagaaacaaacagccTGTGGAGGGGCCAGTGAGGCTGTCTCATGCTCCCTCACCCTCCACCAATACGTGCAAAAGCCCTTCCATGTGAACAATATATAGTTGGGAGTGCTGTGGATTTGGGGGTGGAACTAGACAGAGCCACCCTTAGCAATTTTTGCATGGgcctgtaaaataaaattttcaagcTTCATGAAGAAAAGGACTAgacatactcttttttttttttttttttttttttttaagaatgtaaAGGAAGGATGAGACAACCCTGACATTTCTAGATTGCCCTAATCATAGAGGGCCCACAACCATGGGCTTCAGAAGCACCACAGTTTTGCTCTGAAACTGAGTAGCAGCAACAGCTCTAGACAGAATAGTCCCTTGTTAATTTGGCAGAAATTCTAATAGAAAATCCAGCAGGGTTAGTACTGCCAGCCCAGCACAGAATCTAGCACAACTAGCTGGGCATCGGGATTCACTCCAGCCTGCACTCTAGGCCTAAGATGTGGGACAGCAAGAAGCCAGTGACAGCAACCTGAAGGTCAATCCCACCTCTGTGCCATTAAAGGAGGTAGCAGCAGCACCATCACCCACCCAGCTAGCTCCCAGAAGAGGCAGATCAGGAATGATGTGGAGGAAGGAGAGATGGGAAGGAGGCATGAAAGGTAGGGGCATTCTTTTCTCCCAAGAGCCCAGCTGCCTTTCCAGCAGCAATTTATGATTCAACATCCATTTTCAGTGCTCAATTTCtattgaaaaatataaataaatttaggGTCAGATAGGGCAGCTGAACTCAAGTGGCCCAGATGTTTTCACTGAACGAAGAAGTAGGAAATCCTATTGAAAACATTACCATGACATTTCATATTAAACCCATAGTATCTTAAACCAACCATTTGGAGTCTGGGTTGGTGGCATACTAATAATGATTTGCATGGTTACATGAGAGTAGGGTTACCAATCCTCCAGGAGTCTtctggagtctccaagaattaaagattaatctttaattaaagattgtcatgtaatgaaacctctaggaatatgtccaaccaaaattggcaatcctatATAGGAGACCCAGCTTTGATTATTGATCCTTGGCTTTTATTCCCTGGGATGACAGGAGCTATGATTATGCAAGAGAAGTATTCTTGGCTCCTTGTAGTGAAGGAGTACCCCATGTTTCTCTATAAAGTTCTCTTCATCCAATTAAGTAGTGTTAATTGGGTTTGAAGAGAATCTCATCAAGTCCCTATTGGCTAGAAgtttgtgtgtggtgtggtgcatttagggtgtgtgtttgtggtgacACTATTGAGGAAAATAAAATTTCCTCCCTTTGTATCTAAGTGAATGACGAAAGGAGAAATAAATAATTAAGAATCTGAAAGTGGAGTTCTTACTGAAAATTTTGGAGAAGCCGTTTGTGCTTTGTTATTAAATGCATCCCACCCCAAAGTTACTGAACATATAAAAGAAGCTTATGTACATCATCATGCAAGAATCTCCTCATTAGAGCCTTGTCTTTTAGCGCTGCCGCATGAATGAAGACACAGGTTCTGATTACCTCCTACCCTGGCAGTTGTCTGAGGTGGCTGATGGTGGGGGCATTGGGATTGTGGAGGAAAGCAAACATGCTAACTTTGCTAAAGGAGATATTGTAACTTCTTTCAACTGGCCCTGGCAGACAAAGGTCATTCTAGATGGAAGACTCCTCCAAAAGGTAACATACTGAACTGCAGAAAATTAAGTTAGTGTGTAtactatttttctccatttttaaaaaatcttttgtttGCATGTGATGATTGTTATTTTAGAGATATGTCAAGGACAAAGCAGCGCTAATAAAGCAATCAATTATTACAAAGCAGATCAAATTAAGTTTGGCAAAGTCTACattaatttctcttttatttgTAAGAAGCAATTAGGAATGCCTTTTCCTGCCACTAAACAGTCCAATGTTGATGAAATTGTTAAATTCATCAGCATTTTCTCTGAGGCTGCTATTAAGGTTTGTCCATTAATCATGCAAACTCCAGATAGAACTTTTGACACCTGATCACCAACATATCTTACTACTATGCTCTTGACACattttgtattaaatgcaaaaagcaTACATTAGTGAAACCTTGTAAAATCTCAAGCACTCCCACAAAGGTAAGGCTGTTCAAAGTCACAGTTCTGTAATGGCTATAACTTAGCCCCTTTGCACAAAGAGTATTTAATATATATTGCATTTTCACTATAGACAGAAAAATTCTGCAACTTGAGGTAGATTGGCTTTCTGGAAACATTTGTTTTAGGACTGTTGGTGTCATTGACTCAACTCCAAGATATGTCCACCCTGCTGTAGCATTCGTGAGGCCATTGAGGGTGTAGTTCAACATCGTTAACTATTTTCTGTCTCCAAACCGGTATTGACAATGGCGTAATTTTACATCTTACCTTCTAATTGCTAAAAATCCTCAAGTCTCTTGTGAGTGACTTTTtgttaaaatagttttttttttccaaaatgctttTATGTTTCACTTTTTTGTAAACTTGTTATTGAAGTATTATAGTAGATCTGACAGCTGGTGTACAGCAGGCTTCTGAATACTGGTTTATACTTTGTCTGAACTAAACAGCCTGGGTTATTTTGTActtgtgtttatttaaaatgtcGTCATCCTAAAATCTGCAGtcagcaaataataataataataataatccaaaatctcactttaattttttttttcttgtgtagcTAGATCCACAACTTGTCGATGGACACCTCTCCTACTTTCTTGGTGCAGCTGGCATTACTGGGCTGACCTCCTTTCTAGGAATAAAAGAGAAGGGACATGTGACTCTGGGTGCCAATCAGACAATGGTtgtcagtggggctgctggtgccTGTGGTTCTGTGGCTGGTCAGGTAAACAGGTTTAAGATTTGCAAGGGAATGAGCTGTTACTTCTAAGTTCTGTCTTGTGAGATGTGGCTtcttgtaactccactgatttcactggagttacacccACCTGCTTATTTCATCTGTGAATTTGGCTCACAGTCAACAGTGACTCATGCTGAGTGTATTTAGGTTTTGAACTTCAGATTCTTGaaactgggaggggaggagaagttgAGTATGATGATTACTTTGTCACTGGCttgaaagtaaacaaactgatttATTGCATAGTAGTCTGCCCCCAATTTCTAATTGCCTACCTGTTTACTTAATACACTAATTTTcatagagaaaaaatattttaccagATTTTTATAGTGTTTTAGTTGTCAATCTTACGGACTTTGGAACGTTATGATAAAGTACGCTCTTACCAAAAGTTGTCTGAAAGGctactagaccagtggttcccaaacttgttccgctgcttgtgcagggaaagcccctggcaggctgggccagtttgtttacctgccacgtgcGCAGGCTTGGTCagtcgcggctcccagtggccgtggttcactgccccaggccaatgggagctgctggaagtgttgcgggctgagggatgtactgggtgccacttccagcagctcccattggcctggagcagcgaaccgtggccactgggagccatgatcggccgaacctgtggacgcggcaggtaaacaaactggcccggcccaccaagggctttccctgcacaagcagcggaacaagtttgggaaccactgtactagagTATTGATGTGTTCACCTGTGCATTAGGATGATATGGCTAGTGAAAAGCATAGTAAATACTTTCATATGTTGCTTTGGATAACATTATGTAAGAATGTCCAATCaagatcagaccaatggtgcaACTACTCaggtatcctgtcttttgacagtagCTGAAGCctaatgcttcagagagaatgaacaggacagggcaattatcatcccctgttgtccagtcccagtatCTGGCAATCACAGGCTTAAGGACCCCGAGAGCATGGAGGTGTGTCCCTGACTATCCTgtttagccattgatggacctatcatttCCTATCcattctttatattttattgGTATACAGTTCTCTAAAAAGGTAGTAATATTATTTATCCTCCCAAGCTTTCCAGAATAAAATGTGTATACACAGCATTCAACAAGTAAACTTAAAACAAGTCAAATTCAAACACGAACTGTTACACCACAGCATTTGAACAAATACATCAAATTAGAGtatatttgcattttgattttCCAGTCTTTTTACTGGAGACCCAATCTCTGGAAGGGAAATGGTGCTTGACATTTGTCAGTCTTAAATTGTATTCAGCCCCTAAAGTACTGGTGTCTGTAATTCTGGTGGTTAAAATTCAAGTGATTACAGGGTACTGAAATGCGGACAGATTGATGGTCTCACTGTTTTGTTTATGGTGTTTCTGCAGATTGGCCGCCTAGAGGGCTGCTCTAGAGTGGTAGGAATCTGTGGTACAGATGAGAAGTGCTCCATTTTGGTCTCAGAAATGGGGTTTGATGCGGCTATCAATTACAAGAAGGGGAATGTGGCAGAGCAGCTGCATGAACTCTGCCCAGCTGGCGTGGATGTTTATTTTGATAATGTTGGTGGAGACATCAGTGATGCAGTTATAAATCAGGTACCTATACCAGCTGTCCTGTTTatacctcctcccactcccaaattCTTCATGCATCTTTTAGAATGAGTGTAATATAAATCAGCCTGATGAAAGATAGGAAAACCTTCCCTTCCCACATGTACCTGACATACTGAATGTGATTGAGTCAAACTGTCCAAACATCAGAGACATAAGCCTATCATGCTGATCTGGCCTGATGGCCTAGCAGTAGCAATTTTGTATTGTGATGCAGGAGTCCTGAGTTTGATTTCTACTTCTGGTGTCTTAATCCTCTAACTAGCAGGGACAGGGGAGTACTTTAGCAACAATGCCTGTCTGAGAGGGTGATTACTGTTGTTTTTCAACTTTGATCATCTCTGGTTTGTTAAGGAGTAACATTACTGGGCTCTAGTGAGGGTCCTAACCAGTCCTCTCTGGTAGTATCACCAGAgttggaggtgggaaggagagaaaaTAGGGACACTTATCAAGACCTTAGTGAGACAGTCAGTGAAACTCTTCTCTCAGGAAAACTCTTATCATGATAATCCAGTTCATCAGCTGAATGAGGTTTACTCAGTTTGAGAAATGGGTTATTGTTTGTCCACCTCCTGAAAACATCATTTGGAGTCCCTGAGAAGGGGGAAAATGGATTATTGATTCTTACTCAAGCTTTACTAGAAGAACCTTTCAGAGTATTTGGGTAATCTGAATGCAGCTGGAGTCAATCAAGGAAATAGTTGGGGAGAGTTAATTACAGTTGTTAAATCACTTCTTATACTTACTGTTCTCTCACTGCATATTATGCATTTCCAGGAATCTCTGACTCCTGTCAGCCCTTGAGCGCAGGTACCCTCTGGGATTTGGTGGGCCAACAACAGGAGTCAAAGATCTCCCATTTTTTGTTGAGGCTATTCTACTGCTGGGCTAGAGAGAAGGAaaggtgtttttatttatttatttttattttattttaaaacttggaaTGTGGCAAGGGAGAGTAATATTCTGCACTTCACATGCATA encodes:
- the PTGR2 gene encoding prostaglandin reductase 2 isoform X2 — its product is MNKGCGMKNTVVCRTPASAIAEVGRVTDVQCGIPAKVVMIIQRVVLNSRPGKNGVPVAENFRMEAVPLPDKITDGQVRARTLYLSVDPYMRCRMNEDTGSDYLLPWQLSEVADGGGIGIVEESKHANFAKGDIVTSFNWPWQTKVILDGRLLQKLDPQLVDGHLSYFLGAAGITGLTSFLGIKEKGHVTLGANQTMVVSGAAGACGSVAGQIGRLEGCSRVVGICGTDEKCSILVSEMGFDAAINYKKGNVAEQLHELCPAGVDVYFDNVGGDISDAVINQMNQNSHIILCGQISQYNKDVPYPPPLPPAVEEIRKARNITRERFLVLNYMDKHEASILQLCQWIKEGKLKVKETVVKGLENIGGAFQSMMTGGNTGKQIVLISE
- the PTGR2 gene encoding prostaglandin reductase 2 isoform X4 — encoded protein: MIIQRVVLNSRPGKNGVPVAENFRMEAVPLPDKITDGQVRARTLYLSVDPYMRCRMNEDTGSDYLLPWQLSEVADGGGIGIVEESKHANFAKGDIVTSFNWPWQTKVILDGRLLQKLDPQLVDGHLSYFLGAAGITGLTSFLGIKEKGHVTLGANQTMVVSGAAGACGSVAGQIGRLEGCSRVVGICGTDEKCSILVSEMGFDAAINYKKGNVAEQLHELCPAGVDVYFDNVGGDISDAVINQMNQNSHIILCGQISQYNKDVPYPPPLPPAVEEIRKARNITRERFLVLNYMDKHEASILQLCQWIKEGKLKVKETVVKGLENIGGAFQSMMTGGNTGKQIVLISE
- the PTGR2 gene encoding prostaglandin reductase 2 isoform X3, whose protein sequence is MVVTDVQCGIPAKVVMIIQRVVLNSRPGKNGVPVAENFRMEAVPLPDKITDGQVRARTLYLSVDPYMRCRMNEDTGSDYLLPWQLSEVADGGGIGIVEESKHANFAKGDIVTSFNWPWQTKVILDGRLLQKLDPQLVDGHLSYFLGAAGITGLTSFLGIKEKGHVTLGANQTMVVSGAAGACGSVAGQIGRLEGCSRVVGICGTDEKCSILVSEMGFDAAINYKKGNVAEQLHELCPAGVDVYFDNVGGDISDAVINQMNQNSHIILCGQISQYNKDVPYPPPLPPAVEEIRKARNITRERFLVLNYMDKHEASILQLCQWIKEGKLKVKETVVKGLENIGGAFQSMMTGGNTGKQIVLISE
- the PTGR2 gene encoding prostaglandin reductase 2 isoform X1, encoding MRMRAGSERSGHRPWFNKLEAELAARGVRTRLGPGIKLCRGPHQGKSAAEYGVELSSPKFQPRILATGLLVTDVQCGIPAKVVMIIQRVVLNSRPGKNGVPVAENFRMEAVPLPDKITDGQVRARTLYLSVDPYMRCRMNEDTGSDYLLPWQLSEVADGGGIGIVEESKHANFAKGDIVTSFNWPWQTKVILDGRLLQKLDPQLVDGHLSYFLGAAGITGLTSFLGIKEKGHVTLGANQTMVVSGAAGACGSVAGQIGRLEGCSRVVGICGTDEKCSILVSEMGFDAAINYKKGNVAEQLHELCPAGVDVYFDNVGGDISDAVINQMNQNSHIILCGQISQYNKDVPYPPPLPPAVEEIRKARNITRERFLVLNYMDKHEASILQLCQWIKEGKLKVKETVVKGLENIGGAFQSMMTGGNTGKQIVLISE